A single region of the Synergistaceae bacterium genome encodes:
- a CDS encoding helix-turn-helix domain-containing protein, with the protein MSKFEMIAERMKEFRKSSGLSQANIACFLGVDQSLISKAENGERSLSVEMLEKLAALYGVSILAFEEDTLPVNPLKFALRAGELTTADMETISAINRIALNSEFMADLLAGEQR; encoded by the coding sequence ATGAGTAAATTTGAAATGATCGCTGAAAGGATGAAAGAATTTCGGAAGAGCAGCGGATTGAGTCAAGCTAATATCGCCTGCTTCCTAGGTGTTGATCAAAGCCTGATCTCAAAAGCTGAAAACGGCGAACGCAGCCTTTCGGTTGAGATGCTTGAAAAACTTGCTGCTCTATACGGAGTAAGTATTTTGGCCTTTGAAGAAGACACTTTGCCGGTCAACCCACTTAAATTTGCTTTACGAGCAGGCGAATTGACAACAGCAGATATGGAGACTATCAGTGCAATAAACCGCATCGCGCTGAACTCTGAATTCATGGCTGATTTGCTTGCAGGAGAGCAAAGATGA
- a CDS encoding ImmA/IrrE family metallo-endopeptidase — protein MICNTDIMTKSIQLRAKLGEDANSPIDIFALAQDIEHLTIVYYPMGGNLSGICLKGASGNNVIAINSSMTVGRQRFSLAHELYHLYFDKNMTAVCAQKIGVGQETEKEADLFASYFLIPAAALQTKVEMLKAKNSDHNLSIHDVIRLEHYFQVSHQAAVIRLKEDKLLNADAADAMMSEGVRRLAESMGYSTELYKPLPVEKQYMTYGNYIDQAEQVLKKGLVSDGKYEELLLSAFRSDLVYGDNEEGAEVID, from the coding sequence ATGATCTGCAATACCGATATTATGACAAAATCAATTCAACTTAGAGCGAAACTTGGCGAGGATGCCAATTCACCCATTGATATATTTGCACTTGCGCAGGACATCGAACACCTGACGATCGTATATTATCCGATGGGTGGAAATCTAAGCGGGATCTGCCTGAAAGGTGCTTCCGGCAATAATGTCATAGCAATTAACTCTTCGATGACCGTGGGGAGACAACGCTTTTCATTAGCCCATGAGTTGTACCATTTATATTTCGACAAGAATATGACAGCTGTATGTGCCCAAAAAATCGGTGTTGGTCAGGAAACCGAGAAAGAAGCGGACTTGTTTGCGTCCTATTTCCTCATACCGGCTGCGGCGCTTCAAACAAAGGTTGAAATGCTGAAAGCAAAAAACAGCGACCATAATCTTTCAATTCATGATGTGATACGATTAGAGCATTATTTTCAAGTCAGCCATCAAGCTGCTGTCATACGGCTTAAAGAAGATAAGCTGCTGAATGCTGATGCAGCTGATGCGATGATGTCGGAAGGTGTCCGGCGACTTGCGGAAAGCATGGGATACAGTACCGAGCTCTACAAACCACTACCCGTCGAAAAACAGTATATGACTTATGGCAATTATATCGACCAAGCGGAACAAGTTTTAAAAAAGGGACTCGTGTCTGATGGGAAATATGAAGAGTTGCTCCTCTCTGCATTTCGCTCTGATCTGGTTTATGGTGACAATGAAGAAGGTGCGGAAGTAATTGACTGA